One genomic window of Psychrobacillus sp. INOP01 includes the following:
- a CDS encoding MBL fold metallo-hydrolase: MKFSVLASGSSGNAIYVENEEHSFLVDVGLSGKKMDQLFQEIDRDIKKLSGIFITHEHSDHIKGLGVLARKYGVPIFANEKTWSAMDPLIGNVPLDQRFQFDMETVKQFGSIDIQSFAVSHDAADPMFYIFHENGRKLVLITDTGYVSDRMKGLIKGADSFVFESNHDVSMLQMGRYPWSVKRRILSDVGHVSNEDAAVAMSEVIDVKNTNIYLSHLSKDNNMKDLARMSVTQTLQSCGVIAGEYVHLHDTDANKPTELVLV; this comes from the coding sequence ATGAAGTTCAGTGTACTAGCAAGTGGTAGTAGTGGTAACGCTATTTATGTGGAAAATGAGGAACATTCCTTTTTAGTAGATGTCGGCTTAAGTGGAAAAAAGATGGATCAATTATTTCAGGAAATTGATCGGGATATTAAAAAGCTATCAGGAATTTTTATCACACATGAGCATAGCGATCATATTAAGGGATTAGGTGTCTTAGCTAGAAAATATGGAGTTCCCATTTTTGCAAATGAAAAAACCTGGTCAGCAATGGATCCACTTATCGGAAATGTGCCATTAGACCAGCGATTTCAATTTGATATGGAAACAGTAAAACAATTTGGCTCCATTGATATCCAATCGTTTGCAGTATCACACGATGCAGCTGACCCGATGTTTTACATTTTTCATGAAAATGGTAGAAAGCTTGTTTTAATCACGGATACTGGATATGTAAGCGATCGAATGAAAGGGCTTATTAAAGGAGCCGATTCCTTTGTCTTTGAAAGCAATCACGATGTTAGTATGCTACAGATGGGACGCTATCCTTGGTCAGTTAAACGAAGAATATTAAGTGATGTAGGACATGTCTCCAACGAGGATGCTGCGGTAGCTATGAGTGAAGTAATTGATGTGAAAAATACGAATATCTATTTATCACATTTAAGTAAAGATAATAATATGAAAGATTTAGCTCGTATGAGTGTTACACAAACACTTCAATCCTGTGGTGTGATTGCAGGGGAGTATGTACACCTACATGACACAGATGCCAATAAACCAACAGAGCTAGTTCTTGTTTAA